The following coding sequences lie in one Yamadazyma tenuis chromosome 3, complete sequence genomic window:
- the XPT1 gene encoding Xanthine phosphoribosyltransferase 1 (COG:F; EggNog:ENOG503P10X), producing MSTESPAPTDKWYISYEIIHKLCQKAANEIKAQGKPVDLIIAIGGGGFIPARILRSFIREPNGKNIPIQAIGLSLYEQLGDKPTESIGKEVVRTQWLDFGNLNQHFDSLIGKNIIIVDEVDDSRTTLHYALSELQKDVAEMQKQLGRESEETTFQIFVLHNKLKPKRAELPAELFEQNHYLVGENVEDRWIAYPWDAMDIDEHTDRARKQGNI from the coding sequence ATGTCTACTGAATCGCCTGCTCCTACTGATAAGTGGTATATCTCATATGAGATCATTCACAAGTTGTGCCAGAAGGCTGCCAACGAGATCAAGGCCCAGGGTAAGCCAGTGGACCTAATTATCgccattggtggtggagggTTCATTCCTGCTCGGATTTTAAGATCGTTCATCAGAGAGCCCAACGGGAAGAATATTCCGATCCAGGCCATTGGCTTGTCGCTTTATGAGCAGTTGGGTGACAAGCCCACCGAATCCATCGGCAAGGAGGTTGTCAGAACCCAGTGGCTTGACTTTGGAAACCTTAACCAGCATTTTGACTCGTTGATTGGTAAAAACATCATtattgtggatgaagtCGACGATTCTCGTACCACTTTGCACTACGCATTGTCAGAGTTGCAGAAGGACGTGGCAGAGATGCAGAAGCAGTTGGGTCGGGAGAGCGAGGAGACGACGTTTCAAATTTTCGTGTTACACAATAAGTTGAAGCCCAAGCGGGCCGAACTCCCAGCTGAATTGTTTGAACAAAACCACTATCTCGTGGGGGAGAATGTGGAAGACCGGTGGATTGCATATCCTTGGGATGCCATGGACATTGACGAGCATACCGACCGGGCCCGCAAACAGGGAAACATATAG